In Prunus dulcis chromosome 2, ALMONDv2, whole genome shotgun sequence, a single genomic region encodes these proteins:
- the LOC117620202 gene encoding cytochrome P450 714C2-like, producing MAAKMILSVLLGGFVVLFLYLYESFVLKPKRLRSKLEKQGIRGPSPSSVLLGNIPEMKSIKLKVMKKSEEASSIKSKDHHPSIAHDWPSTIFPHLVQWKNEYGPIFMYSTGSIQLVSVTDIDMVKEVSLCTSLKLGKPAYLSKDRKPLLGQGILASNGPTWSHQRKIIAPEFYSDKVKGMVNLMVDSTTSMLRSWESKIESEGGMAVFRVDEDLRSLSADIISRTSFGSDYSQGKEIFLKLRTLQKVMSQLGNIGIPGLRYLPTKANREIKRLEKEIHSMILRVANQRSTEATHEKDLLQMILEGAKKYDDADSLFSAGISQEDFIVDNCKNIYFAGHETTAITASWSLMLLAANLEWQVRVRDEVLEICGDGIPDADMLRSMRTLNMVIQETLRLYPPAVFVIRQALEDIKLKDILLPKGMNIQIPIPMLHQLHDLWGPDALNFNPKRFENGVLGACKFPQAYMPFGVGARVCLGQHLAMTELKVILSLILSKFSFSLSPAYQHCPAFRLVIEPENGVNLHVRRV from the exons ATGGCAGCAAAGATGATATTATCAGTGTTGCTTGGTGGGTTTGTGGTACTGTTCTTATACCTCTATGAGTCTTTCGTTTTAAAGCCAAAGAGGCTGAGATCAAAGCTTGAAAAGCAGGGGATCAGAGGGCCTTCCCCTTCATCAGTTCTCTTGGGAAATATCCCAGAAATGAAGAGCATCAAACTGAAGGTGATGAAAAAGTCTGAAGAAGCGAGTAGCATCAAGTCAAAGGACCACCATCCTTCTATTGCTCATGATTGGCCTTCAACCATCTTCCCTCATCTGGTGCAGTGGAAAAATGAATATG GGCCAATCTTCATGTATTCAACTGGAAGCATACAGCTAGTAAGTGTTACAGATATAGACATGGTGAAGGAAGTTAGCCTGTGCACATCTTTGAAGTTGGGGAAGCCTGCTTATCTGTCTAAGGATCGCAAGCCACTGTTAGGGCAAGGCATTCTAGCTTCAAATGGTCCAACTTGGTCTCACCAAAGGAAGATTATTGCTCCTGAATTCTACTCTGATAAGGTTAAG GGCATGGTAAACTTGATGGTGGACTCCACAACCTCAATGTTAAGATCTTGGGAGAGTAAAATCGAAAGTGAGGGAGGAATGGCAGTCTTTAGAGTTGACGAGGATTTAAGAAGCTTGTCGGCAGATATAATATCAAGAACATCATTTGGAAGTGATTATTCACAAGGGAAAGAAATTTTCTTAAAGCTCAGAACTCTTCAGAAAGTCATGTCCCAGCTGGGGAACATTGGGATTCCTGGCTTAAG ATACTTGCCAACAAAAGCCAACAGAGAGATAAAGAGATTAGAGAAAGAGATCCACTCAATGATATTAAGGGTTGCAAACCAACGCAGTACTGAGGCTACTCATGAGAAGGACCTTCTGCAAATGATACTCGAGGGAGCGAAAAAGTATGATGATGCAGATAGCCTATTTTCTGCTGGTATCTCCCAGGAAGACTTCATAGTGGATAATTGCAAAAACATATACTTTGCTGGCCATGAGACCACTGCCATCACAGCCTCCTGGAGCTTGATGTTATTAGCTGCAAATCTGGAGTGGCAAGTTCGTGTTCGTGATGAGGTGCTTGAAATTTGTGGGGATGGAATTCCAGATGCTGATATGCTTCGAAGCATGAGAACA TTGAATATGGTTATTCAAGAAACATTGCGTCTGTACCCACCAGCGGTGTTTGTCATAAGACAAGCCTTGGAAGATATTAAGCTCAAAGATATTCTACTTCCCAAAGGTATGAACATTCAGATTCCAATCCCAATGCTGCATCAGCTGCATGATCTATGGGGCCCTGATGCCCTCAATTTCAATCCAAAAAGATTTGAGAATGGAGTTCTTGGGGCTTGCAAGTTTCCTCAGGCTTATATGCCATTCGGAGTTGGTGCTCGTGTTTGTCTTGGCCAACACTTAGCCATGACAGAATTGAAGGTGATTCTGTCTCTTATTCTATCCAAGTTTTCCTTCTCACTCTCACCTGCGTACCAACACTGCCCAGCTTTTAGGTTGGTTATTGAACCTGAAAATGGAGTAAATCTCCATGTGAGGAGAGTGTGA
- the LOC117619894 gene encoding cytochrome P450 714C2-like, with product MAANMIVSVLLGGLVLLLLYLYESLVLKQKRLRSKLEKQGIRGPSPSSIFLGNIPEMKRMVKLEVMKSKDRHLSIAHEWPSKLFPYLLQWRNEYGTNFTYLSGSIQQLAVTDLEMVKEVSLCTSLNLGKPGYVSKDRKSLFGQGIIAANGPIWYHQRKIIAPEFYFDRVKGMVELMVDCTTIMLRSWESKIEGEGGIAVFGVDEDLRSLSADIISRTSFGSNYSQGKEIFLKLRTLQKIMYQGHIGIPGARYLATKNNREIWRLEKEIHSMILRVAKQRSAEATYEKDLLQMIIEGAKNYGDTDNLFSGISQDNFIVDNCKSIYFAGHETTAITASWSLMLLAAYPEWQARARAEILGICMDRIPDADMLRSMRILNMVIQETLRLYAPSMFVGREALDDIELNGILIPKGTNIQIPIPILHRLPDIWGPDALDFNPKRFENGILGACKFPQAYMPFGVGCSNLSWPTLSHDRIEGDFVSYFIQVLLHTLPCIPTLPNC from the exons ATGGCAGCAAACATGATAGTATCAGTGTTGTTAGGAGGGCTTGTGCTATTGCTACTATACCTCTACGAGTCTTTGGTTTTAAAGCAAAAGAGGCTAAGATCAAAGCTTGAGAAGCAAGGGATCAGAGGGCCTTCTCCTTCCTCAATTTTCTTGGGAAATATCCCAGAAATGAAGAGGATGGTCAAACTCGAGGTGATGAAGTCAAAGGACCGCCATCTTTCCATTGCTCATGAATGGCCTTCAAAGCTGTTCCCTTATCTGCTCCAGTGGAGAAATGAATATG GGACAAATTTCACCTATTTAAGTGGAAGCATACAGCAATTAGCAGTGACAGATTTAGAAATGGTGAAGGAAGTTAGCTTATGTACATCTTTGAACCTAGGGAAGCCTGGCTACGTATCTAAGGATCGCAAGTCACTTTTCGGTCAAGGCATTATAGCTGCAAATGGCCCAATTTGGTACCACCAAAGGAAGATTATTGCTCCTGAGTTCTACTTTGATAGGGTTAAG GGTATGGTGGAATTGATGGTGGACTGTACAACCATCATGTTAAGATCTTGGGAGAGTAAAATCGAAGGCGAGGGAGGAATTGCAGTCTTTGGAGTTGATGAGGATTTGAGAAGCTTGTCAGCAGATATAATATCAAGAACATCCTTTGGAAGTAATTATTCACAAGGCAAAGAAATTTTCTTAAAGCTCAGAACTCTTCAGAAAATCATGTACCAGGGACACATTGGGATTCCAGGTGCAAG ATACTTGGCAACCAAAAACAACAGAGAGATTTGGAGATTAGAGAAAGAGATTCACTCAATGATATTAAGGGTAGCGAAGCAACGCAGTGCTGAGGCAACTTATGAAAAGGACCTTCTCCAAATGATTATCGAGGGAGCCAAAAATTATGGAGATACTGACAACTTATTTTCAGGCATCTCCCAGGATAATTTCATAGTGGATAATTGCAAGAGTATATACTTTGCTGGCCACGAAACCACTGCCATCACAGCATCATGGAGCTTGATGTTACTAGCTGCATATCCAGAGTGGCAAGCTCGTGCCCGTGCTGAGATACTTGGAATTTGCATGGATCGCATTCCAGATGCTGATATGCTTCGAAGCATGAGAATA CTGAATATGGTGATTCAAGAAACCTTGCGCTTGTACGCGCCGTCAATGTTTGTTGGAAGAGAAGCCTTGGACGATATTGAGCTCAACGGCATTCTAATTCCCAAAGGAACGAACATTCAGATTCCAATCCCAATACTGCACCGGCTGCCTGATATCTGGGGGCCTGATGCCCTTGACTTCAATCCAAAAAGATTTGAGAATGGAATTCTTGGGGCTTGCAAGTTTCCTCAGGCTTATATGCCATTTGGTGTTGGTTGCTCGAATTTGTCTTGGCCAACACTTAGCCATGACAGAATTGAAGGTGATTTTGTCTCTTATTTTATCCAAGTTTTGCTTCACACTCTCCCCTGCATACCAACACTGCCCAACTGCTAG